A window from Streptomyces sp. NBC_00271 encodes these proteins:
- a CDS encoding phosphotransferase family protein, whose translation MTAPRRPLTRDELAPLARAAFGPARTLTAVARLRGGSKKGVYRLFLDDGSTAIAYVWDPAEDYWDAAPADPRDSFSHASGLDLFTAAYDRLTALGIRTPRLLFADRSHTHLPSDVAVVEDVRGGSLEDLLHRDPEAAEGPLRELAEALRTLHAHPAPRHGKVAVVDNGGSAHGGSCEQVVLERALADLAEAAARDSRLAAVREALYDRLHALAETVRPRSRVGLVHGELGPDHVLVDEYGHPALIDIEGLLYFDAEWEHVFLRQRFHDDYAALRAEGLDEDRLRLYRLAMHLSLVAGPLRLLDGDFPDPEFMRAIAEHSVGQTLTLLEHPVP comes from the coding sequence ATGACCGCCCCGCGCAGGCCGCTCACGAGGGACGAGCTCGCGCCCCTCGCCCGTGCCGCTTTCGGCCCGGCCCGGACGCTCACCGCGGTCGCCCGGCTGCGCGGCGGCAGCAAGAAGGGTGTCTACCGGCTCTTCCTCGACGACGGCTCCACCGCGATCGCCTACGTCTGGGACCCGGCCGAGGACTACTGGGACGCGGCCCCGGCCGACCCCCGCGACTCCTTCTCGCACGCCTCCGGGCTCGACCTCTTCACCGCCGCGTACGACAGGCTCACCGCCCTCGGCATCCGCACGCCCCGCCTGCTGTTCGCCGACCGCAGCCACACGCATCTGCCCTCGGACGTGGCCGTGGTGGAGGACGTGCGCGGCGGTAGTCTCGAGGACCTGCTGCACCGTGACCCCGAGGCCGCCGAAGGGCCCCTGCGGGAACTGGCCGAGGCCCTGCGCACCCTGCACGCCCACCCCGCACCCCGCCACGGCAAGGTCGCCGTCGTCGACAACGGCGGCAGCGCGCACGGCGGTTCGTGCGAACAGGTCGTCCTCGAACGGGCCCTGGCCGACCTGGCGGAGGCCGCCGCACGCGACTCTCGGCTCGCCGCCGTACGCGAGGCTCTGTACGACCGTCTGCACGCCCTCGCCGAGACGGTCCGACCGCGCAGCCGCGTCGGCCTGGTCCACGGCGAACTCGGCCCGGACCACGTCCTCGTGGACGAGTACGGCCACCCCGCCCTCATCGACATCGAGGGCCTGCTCTACTTCGACGCCGAGTGGGAGCACGTCTTCCTGCGCCAGCGCTTCCACGACGACTACGCAGCTCTGCGTGCCGAGGGTCTCGACGAGGACCGGCTGCGCCTCTACCGCCTGGCCATGCACCTCTCGCTGGTCGCGGGCCCGCTCCGGCTCCTCGACGGCGACTTCCCGGATCCGGAGTTCATGCGGGCGATCGCGGAACACAGCGTCGGGCAGACCCTCACGCTGCTGGAGCACCCCGTGCCATGA
- a CDS encoding succinate dehydrogenase/fumarate reductase iron-sulfur subunit, with protein MSSYEARFKVWRGDVKGGGLKDFAVEVNDGEVVLDIIHRLQATQAPDLAVRWNCKAGKCGSCSAEINGRPRLMCMTRMSVFTREETITVTPLRAFPVVRDLVTDVGFNYAKARQVPAFVPPAGLGPGEYRMQQEDVDRSQEFRKCIECFLCQDTCHVVRDHEENKPAFAGPRFLMRVAELDMHPLDAAADTGLDRKRTAQDEHGLGYCNITKCCTEVCPEGIKITDNALIPLKERAVDRKYDPLVWLGSKIRRRDSSS; from the coding sequence GTGAGCAGCTACGAGGCCCGCTTCAAGGTGTGGCGCGGGGATGTGAAGGGCGGCGGCCTGAAGGACTTCGCGGTCGAGGTCAACGACGGTGAGGTGGTGCTGGACATCATCCACCGGCTCCAGGCGACCCAGGCCCCGGACCTGGCCGTCCGCTGGAACTGCAAGGCGGGCAAGTGCGGTTCGTGCTCGGCGGAGATCAACGGGCGACCCCGGCTGATGTGCATGACGCGCATGTCGGTGTTCACGCGGGAGGAGACGATCACCGTCACACCGCTGCGCGCCTTCCCGGTCGTACGGGATCTCGTCACGGACGTCGGCTTCAACTACGCGAAGGCGCGGCAGGTCCCCGCCTTCGTCCCCCCGGCCGGTCTCGGCCCCGGCGAGTACCGCATGCAGCAGGAGGACGTGGACCGCTCGCAGGAGTTCCGCAAGTGCATCGAGTGCTTCCTGTGCCAGGACACCTGCCATGTCGTGCGCGACCACGAGGAGAACAAACCGGCGTTCGCGGGCCCGCGCTTCCTGATGCGCGTCGCCGAACTGGACATGCACCCGCTGGACGCGGCCGCCGACACCGGCCTGGACCGCAAGCGCACCGCCCAGGACGAGCACGGCCTCGGCTACTGCAACATCACCAAGTGCTGCACGGAGGTCTGCCCCGAGGGCATCAAGATCACGGACAACGCCCTGATCCCCTTGAAGGAACGGGCGGTCGACCGCAAGTACGACCCGCTGGTGTGGCTGGGTTCGAAGATCAGGAGGCGGGACTCGTCTTCATAG
- a CDS encoding fumarate reductase/succinate dehydrogenase flavoprotein subunit, producing the protein MSVVDRQEWDVVVVGAGGAGLRAAIEARERGARTAVICKSLFGKAHTVMAEGGIAAAMGNVNSGDNWQVHFRDTMRGGKFLNQWRMAELHAKEAPDRVWELETWGALFDRTKDGRISQRNFGGHEYPRLAHVGDRTGLELIRTLQQKIVSLQQEDMKETGEYESRLKVYQECTVTRVLKDGNRVSGAFCYERESGRFFVLEAPSVVIATGGIGKSFKVTSNSWEYTGDGHALALLAGAPLLNMEFVQFHPTGMVWPPSVKGILVTESVRGDGGVLRNSDGKRFMFDYIPDVFKEKYAQSEEEGDRWYEDPDHNRRPPELLPRDEVARAINSEVKAGRGSPHGGVFLDVSTRMPAEVIRRRLPSMYHQFKELADVDITAEAMEVGPTCHYVMGGIAVESDSAAARGVPGLFAAGEVAGGMHGSNRLGGNSLSDLLVFGRRAGLHAAGYAADLAGDRPPVDDIQIDTAAAEALRPFSAEGPEPGAESGRPPENPYTLHQELQQTMNDLVGIIRREAEMEQALEKLAELRVRARRAGVEGHRQFNPGWHLALDLRNMLLVSECVARAALERTESRGGHTREDHPTMERTWRRLNLLCQLTDPTGGLAATDPVHGQIDLSRETTEPIRPDLLALFEKEELVKYLAEEELYE; encoded by the coding sequence ATGTCCGTGGTTGACAGGCAGGAGTGGGACGTTGTCGTGGTCGGCGCCGGTGGCGCCGGACTGCGCGCCGCCATCGAGGCGCGCGAGCGTGGCGCCCGTACGGCCGTGATCTGCAAGTCGCTGTTCGGCAAGGCCCACACGGTGATGGCCGAGGGCGGCATCGCGGCCGCGATGGGCAACGTCAACTCCGGCGACAACTGGCAGGTCCACTTCCGCGACACCATGCGGGGCGGGAAGTTCCTGAACCAGTGGCGGATGGCCGAGCTGCATGCCAAGGAAGCCCCGGACCGGGTGTGGGAGCTGGAGACCTGGGGCGCCCTGTTCGACCGTACGAAGGACGGGCGGATCTCCCAGCGCAACTTCGGCGGTCACGAGTATCCGCGGCTCGCGCACGTCGGCGACCGGACCGGGCTCGAACTCATCCGGACCCTCCAGCAGAAGATCGTGTCGCTCCAGCAGGAGGACATGAAGGAGACGGGCGAGTACGAGAGCCGGCTGAAGGTGTACCAGGAGTGCACCGTCACGCGTGTGCTGAAGGACGGCAACCGCGTCTCCGGCGCGTTCTGCTACGAGCGCGAGTCCGGCCGCTTCTTCGTGCTCGAAGCGCCCTCCGTCGTCATCGCCACCGGCGGTATCGGCAAGTCGTTCAAGGTGACGTCGAACTCGTGGGAGTACACGGGCGACGGGCACGCCCTCGCGCTGCTCGCCGGGGCGCCACTGCTCAACATGGAGTTCGTGCAGTTCCATCCGACGGGCATGGTCTGGCCGCCGTCGGTGAAGGGGATCCTGGTCACCGAGTCGGTGCGCGGGGACGGCGGGGTGCTCAGGAACTCCGACGGCAAGCGGTTCATGTTCGACTACATCCCGGACGTCTTCAAGGAGAAGTACGCGCAGTCCGAGGAGGAGGGCGACCGCTGGTACGAGGACCCGGACCACAACCGGCGTCCCCCGGAGCTGCTGCCCCGCGACGAGGTCGCCCGCGCCATCAACTCCGAGGTGAAGGCGGGTCGCGGGTCGCCGCACGGCGGGGTCTTCCTCGATGTGTCGACCCGTATGCCCGCCGAGGTGATCCGGCGCCGGCTTCCCTCCATGTACCACCAGTTCAAGGAGCTCGCGGACGTCGACATCACGGCGGAGGCGATGGAGGTCGGGCCCACCTGTCACTACGTGATGGGCGGCATCGCGGTCGAATCGGACTCGGCGGCCGCGCGCGGCGTACCGGGGCTGTTCGCCGCCGGTGAGGTCGCGGGCGGCATGCACGGTTCCAACCGGCTCGGCGGCAACTCCCTCTCCGACCTGCTGGTCTTCGGGCGGCGGGCGGGACTGCACGCCGCCGGGTACGCCGCCGACCTGGCCGGGGACCGCCCGCCCGTGGACGACATCCAGATCGACACGGCGGCGGCCGAGGCCCTGCGGCCCTTCTCGGCCGAGGGTCCGGAGCCCGGTGCGGAGAGCGGACGCCCGCCCGAGAACCCGTACACCCTCCACCAGGAACTCCAGCAGACCATGAACGACCTGGTCGGCATCATCCGCCGCGAGGCCGAGATGGAACAGGCCCTGGAGAAACTCGCGGAGCTGCGGGTACGGGCACGGCGGGCCGGAGTCGAGGGCCACCGGCAGTTCAACCCCGGCTGGCACCTCGCCCTCGACCTGCGCAACATGCTCCTGGTCAGCGAGTGCGTGGCCCGAGCCGCCCTGGAGCGCACGGAGTCACGCGGCGGCCACACCCGCGAGGACCATCCGACGATGGAGCGGACCTGGCGTCGCCTCAACCTGCTGTGCCAACTCACCGATCCCACGGGCGGGTTGGCGGCCACCGACCCGGTGCACGGCCAGATCGACCTCAGCCGCGAGACCACCGAACCCATTCGTCCCGACCTGCTCGCCCTCTTCGAGAAGGAGGAGCTGGTCAAGTACCTCGCCGAAGAGGAGCTCTACGAGTGA